From the Macaca nemestrina isolate mMacNem1 chromosome 7, mMacNem.hap1, whole genome shotgun sequence genome, one window contains:
- the LOC105491717 gene encoding cytosolic phospholipase A2 zeta isoform X1 yields the protein MLWALWPRWLAGKMLPLLGAVLLQKRENRGPLRRHWRRETHPYYDLQVKVLRATNIRNTDLLSKADCYVQLWLPTASPSPAQTRTVANCSDPEWNETFHYQIHDAVKNVLELTLYDKDILVSDQYSQLLFDLRSLECGQPHRHSFPLNRQDSQELQVEFVLEKSQVPASEIITNGVLVAHPCLRIQGTLRGDGTAPREEYGSRQLQLTVPGAYEKPQLLPLQPPTEPGLQPTFTFHVNPVLSSRLHVELMEQLSAVQSDPSAELEAQTSKLGEGGILLSSLPLGQEEQCSVALGEGQEVALSVKVEMSSGDLDLRLGFDLCDGEQEFLDRRKQVVAKALQQVLGLSEAPDSGQVPVVAVLGSGGGTRAMSSLYGSLAGLQELGLLDTVTYLSGVSGSTWCISTLYRDPAWSQVALQGPIERAQVHVCSSKMGALSTERLQYYAQELGVRKRSGHSVSPVDLWGLFVEYFLYQEENPAKLSDQQEAVRQGQNPYPIYTSVNVCTDMSGEDFAEWCEFTPYEVGLPKYGAYVPTELFGSELFMGRLLQLQPEPRICYLQGVWGSAFATSLEEISLKTVGSGLSFLEWYRGSVNITDDCQKPQPHNPSTLPTRILTPQGPFSQAVLGIFTSRFTSAQIFNFTRGLCLHKDYVADREFMAWKDRHPDASPHHLTPMRDCLYLVDGGFAINSPFPLALRPQRAVDLILSFDYSLEAPFEVLKMTEKYCLDRGIPFPSIEVGPEDMEEARECYLFAKAEDPRSPVVLHFPLVNRTFRTHLAPGVERQTAEEKAFGDFVINRPDTPYGMMNFTYEPQDFDRLVALSRYNILNNVETLKCALQLALDRHQARERAGD from the exons ATGCTCTGGGCACTCTGGCCAAGGTGGCTGGCAGGCAAGATGCTGCCCCTCTTGGGGGCAGTGCTGCTTCAGAAGAGAGAGAACAGGGGCCCTCTGCGGAGGCACTGGCGG CGGGAAACCCACCCATACTATGACCTCCAGGTGAAGGTGCTGAGGGCCACAAACATCCGGAATACAGACCTGC TGTCCAAAGCTGACTGCTACGTGCAACTGTGGCTGCCCACGGCgtcccccagccctgcccagacTAGGACAGTGGCCAACTGCAGTGACCCCGAGTGGAATGAGACTTTCCACTACCAGATCCATGATGCTGTGAAG aatGTTCTGGAGCTCACTCTGTATGACAAGGACATCCTGGTCAGCGACCAGTATTCCCAGCTCCTGTTTGACCTGAGGAGCCTCGAGTGTGGCCAACCTCACAGACACAGCTTCCCACTCAACCGCCAG GATTCACAAGAGCTGCAGGTGGAATTTGTTCTGGAGAAGAG CCAGGTGCCTGCATCTGAAATCATCACCAACGGGGTTCTGGTG GCTCACCCCTGTCTGAGAATCCAGGGCACACTCCGGGGAGATGGGACTGCCCCACGGGAAGAGTACG GCTCTCGGCAGCTCCAGCTGACAGTGCCTGGGGCCTACGAGAAGCCACAGCTCTTGCCCCTGCAGCCTCCCACAGAGCCAGGCCTCCAACCCACCTTTACCTTCCATGTGAACCCAGTGCTGAGCTCCAGGCTACACGTGGAGCTGATGGAGCAGCTCTCGGCTGTGCAG AGCGACCCCAGCGCGGAGCTGGAGGCTCAGACCAGCAAGCTGGGCGAGGGGGGCATCCTGCTCTCCTCTCTGCCCCTAGGCCAGGAGGAACAGTGTTCTGTGGCCCTGGGGGAG GGCCAGGAGGTGGCTCTGAGTGTGAAGGTGGAAATGAG CTCCGGAGACCTAGACCTACGCCTTGGCTTTGACCTCTGTGACGGGGAGCAGGAGTTTCTGGACAGGAGGAAGCAGGTCGTGGCCAAGGCCCTGCAGCAGGTGCTGGGATTGAGTGAGGCTCCGGACAGTGGCCAG GTTCCTGTAGTGGCTGTGTTGGGTTCCGGGGGTGGAACCCGAGCCATGTCCTCTCTGTACGGCAGCCTGGCAGGGTTGCAGGAGCTCGGCCTGCTAGACACTGTGACCTACCTGAGTGGGGTCTCTGGGTCCACCTG GTGCATCTCCACACTCTACAGGGACCCAGCCTGGTCCCAGGTGGCCTTGCAGGGCCCCATTGAGCGTGCCCAGGTTCACGTCTGCAGCAGTAAGATGGGAGCTTTGTCCACGGAGCGGCTACAGTACTACGCTCAGGAACTGGGGGTCCGGAAGCGCAGTGGCCACAGCGTGTCCCCGGTCGACCTCTGGGGCCTCTTTGTGGAGTATTTCCTGTACCAGGAG GAGAACCCTGCCAAGCTGTCTGACCAACAGGAGGCGGTCCGCCAGGGTCAGAACCCTTACCCCATTTACACCAGTGTCAACGTCTGCACCGACATGAGTGGGGAAGATTTTGCAG AGTGGTGCGAGTTCACGCCCTACGAGGTCGGCTTGCCCAAGTACGGGGCTTATGTTCCCACCGAGCTCTTTGGCTCAGAGCTTTTCATGGGACGATTGCTGCAGCTCCAGCCCGAGCCCCGGATCTGCTACCTGCAAG GTGTGTGGGGCAGTGCCTTTGCCACCAGCCTGGAAGAGATCTCCCTAAAGACTGTGGGCtcgggcctcagcttcctggagTGGTACAGAGGCAGTGTGAATATCACAG ATGACTGCCAGAAGCCTCAGCCACACAACCCATCGACGCTGCCAACAAGGATCCTTACCCCACAGGGGCCCTTCTCCCAGGCTGTGCTGGGCATATTCACCTCCCGCTTCACTTCTGCCCAGATTTTTAACTTCACCCGGGGTCTCTGCTTGCACAAGGACTATGTGGCTGACAGAGAGTTTATGGCCTGGAAAG ACAGACACCCAGACGCCTCCCCCCACCATCTCACCCCCATGCGGGACTGCCTGTACCTGGTGGACGGAGGCTTTGCCATCAACTCTCCGTTCCCACTGGCTCTGCGGCCTCAGAGAGCCGTGGACCTCATTCTGTCCTTCGACTATTCCTTGGAAGCTCCTTTTGAG GTCTTGAAGATGACAGAGAAGTACTGCCTGGACCGAGGAATCCCCTTCCCTAGCATCGAGGTGGGCCCTGAAGACATGGAGGAGGCCCGTGAGTGCTATCTGTTTGCCAAGGCTGAGGACCCCCGCTCCCCCGTCGTGCTGCACTTCCCCCTTGTCAACCGTACCTTCCGCACACACCTGGCCCCAG gtgtggagcgACAAACAGCTGAGGAGAAGGCCTTTGGGGACTTTGTCATCAACAGGCCAGACACCCCCTATGGCATGATGAACTTCACCTATGAGCCCCAGGACTTTGATCGGCTGGTGGCCCTGAGTCGATACAATATTCTGAACAATGTGGAGACCTTGAAGTGTGCCCTCCAGCTGGCTCTGGACCGGCACCAGGCTCGGGAGAGGGCTGGGGACTGA
- the LOC105491717 gene encoding cytosolic phospholipase A2 zeta isoform X2: MLWALWPRWLAGKMLPLLGAVLLQKRENRGPLRRHWRRETHPYYDLQVKVLRATNIRNTDLLSKADCYVQLWLPTASPSPAQTRTVANCSDPEWNETFHYQIHDAVKNVLELTLYDKDILVSDQYSQLLFDLRSLECGQPHRHSFPLNRQDSQELQVEFVLEKSQVPASEIITNGVLVAHPCLRIQGTLRGDGTAPREEYGSRQLQLTVPGAYEKPQLLPLQPPTEPGLQPTFTFHVNPVLSSRLHVELMEQLSAVQSDPSAELEAQTSKLGEGGILLSSLPLGQEEQCSVALGEGQEVALSVKVEMSSGDLDLRLGFDLCDGEQEFLDRRKQVVAKALQQVLGLSEAPDSGQVPVVAVLGSGGGTRAMSSLYGSLAGLQELGLLDTVTYLSGVSGSTWCISTLYRDPAWSQVALQGPIERAQVHVCSSKMGALSTERLQYYAQELGVRKRSGHSVSPVDLWGLFVEYFLYQEENPAKLSDQQEAVRQGQNPYPIYTSVNVCTDMSGEDFAEWCEFTPYEVGLPKYGAYVPTELFGSELFMGRLLQLQPEPRICYLQGVWGSAFATSLEEISLKTVGSGLSFLEWYRGSVNITDDCQKPQPHNPSTLPTRILTPQGPFSQAVLGIFTSRFTSAQIFNFTRGLCLHKDYVADREFMAWKDRHPDASPHHLTPMRDCLYLVDGGFAINSPFPLALRPQRAVDLILSFDYSLEAPFEVWSDKQLRRRPLGTLSSTGQTPPMA, from the exons ATGCTCTGGGCACTCTGGCCAAGGTGGCTGGCAGGCAAGATGCTGCCCCTCTTGGGGGCAGTGCTGCTTCAGAAGAGAGAGAACAGGGGCCCTCTGCGGAGGCACTGGCGG CGGGAAACCCACCCATACTATGACCTCCAGGTGAAGGTGCTGAGGGCCACAAACATCCGGAATACAGACCTGC TGTCCAAAGCTGACTGCTACGTGCAACTGTGGCTGCCCACGGCgtcccccagccctgcccagacTAGGACAGTGGCCAACTGCAGTGACCCCGAGTGGAATGAGACTTTCCACTACCAGATCCATGATGCTGTGAAG aatGTTCTGGAGCTCACTCTGTATGACAAGGACATCCTGGTCAGCGACCAGTATTCCCAGCTCCTGTTTGACCTGAGGAGCCTCGAGTGTGGCCAACCTCACAGACACAGCTTCCCACTCAACCGCCAG GATTCACAAGAGCTGCAGGTGGAATTTGTTCTGGAGAAGAG CCAGGTGCCTGCATCTGAAATCATCACCAACGGGGTTCTGGTG GCTCACCCCTGTCTGAGAATCCAGGGCACACTCCGGGGAGATGGGACTGCCCCACGGGAAGAGTACG GCTCTCGGCAGCTCCAGCTGACAGTGCCTGGGGCCTACGAGAAGCCACAGCTCTTGCCCCTGCAGCCTCCCACAGAGCCAGGCCTCCAACCCACCTTTACCTTCCATGTGAACCCAGTGCTGAGCTCCAGGCTACACGTGGAGCTGATGGAGCAGCTCTCGGCTGTGCAG AGCGACCCCAGCGCGGAGCTGGAGGCTCAGACCAGCAAGCTGGGCGAGGGGGGCATCCTGCTCTCCTCTCTGCCCCTAGGCCAGGAGGAACAGTGTTCTGTGGCCCTGGGGGAG GGCCAGGAGGTGGCTCTGAGTGTGAAGGTGGAAATGAG CTCCGGAGACCTAGACCTACGCCTTGGCTTTGACCTCTGTGACGGGGAGCAGGAGTTTCTGGACAGGAGGAAGCAGGTCGTGGCCAAGGCCCTGCAGCAGGTGCTGGGATTGAGTGAGGCTCCGGACAGTGGCCAG GTTCCTGTAGTGGCTGTGTTGGGTTCCGGGGGTGGAACCCGAGCCATGTCCTCTCTGTACGGCAGCCTGGCAGGGTTGCAGGAGCTCGGCCTGCTAGACACTGTGACCTACCTGAGTGGGGTCTCTGGGTCCACCTG GTGCATCTCCACACTCTACAGGGACCCAGCCTGGTCCCAGGTGGCCTTGCAGGGCCCCATTGAGCGTGCCCAGGTTCACGTCTGCAGCAGTAAGATGGGAGCTTTGTCCACGGAGCGGCTACAGTACTACGCTCAGGAACTGGGGGTCCGGAAGCGCAGTGGCCACAGCGTGTCCCCGGTCGACCTCTGGGGCCTCTTTGTGGAGTATTTCCTGTACCAGGAG GAGAACCCTGCCAAGCTGTCTGACCAACAGGAGGCGGTCCGCCAGGGTCAGAACCCTTACCCCATTTACACCAGTGTCAACGTCTGCACCGACATGAGTGGGGAAGATTTTGCAG AGTGGTGCGAGTTCACGCCCTACGAGGTCGGCTTGCCCAAGTACGGGGCTTATGTTCCCACCGAGCTCTTTGGCTCAGAGCTTTTCATGGGACGATTGCTGCAGCTCCAGCCCGAGCCCCGGATCTGCTACCTGCAAG GTGTGTGGGGCAGTGCCTTTGCCACCAGCCTGGAAGAGATCTCCCTAAAGACTGTGGGCtcgggcctcagcttcctggagTGGTACAGAGGCAGTGTGAATATCACAG ATGACTGCCAGAAGCCTCAGCCACACAACCCATCGACGCTGCCAACAAGGATCCTTACCCCACAGGGGCCCTTCTCCCAGGCTGTGCTGGGCATATTCACCTCCCGCTTCACTTCTGCCCAGATTTTTAACTTCACCCGGGGTCTCTGCTTGCACAAGGACTATGTGGCTGACAGAGAGTTTATGGCCTGGAAAG ACAGACACCCAGACGCCTCCCCCCACCATCTCACCCCCATGCGGGACTGCCTGTACCTGGTGGACGGAGGCTTTGCCATCAACTCTCCGTTCCCACTGGCTCTGCGGCCTCAGAGAGCCGTGGACCTCATTCTGTCCTTCGACTATTCCTTGGAAGCTCCTTTTGAG gtgtggagcgACAAACAGCTGAGGAGAAGGCCTTTGGGGACTTTGTCATCAACAGGCCAGACACCCCCTATGGCATGA